Genomic window (Stenotrophomonas maltophilia):
GTTGGTCCGCACGATCCCTCAGCGCAACGCGCCCAACCATGCCACGCACGCCTCGCTCGGGCTCTGCTTGGCCTTCACCGTCATCCCGCTCACGCGCACGAAAGTCTGCGCGGCCTGCGCCACCACCTGGCGTGCGATCAGCGCCGCCTGCTTGGTCGCGGCCTGCTGCTTGCGCAGCTGCACGATGTGCACCGACGGCCGGCCCACCGGCGCGTACTTCTGGTCGCGGCGCAGCACGTCGGCCACCTGTGCCACTTCGAATTCGGCCTGCAGGTAACGGTGCTGTGCCTCCACCAGCTCACGCAGCGGTACGCGCAGGGCAGCGGTGTCGGCGAAGGCAGCCAGTGCGGTATCGCAGGCGGCGTCATCGGCGAAGCGGGTACGCAGCGCGTCCACGCTGGCCAGGGTCAGTTTGGCCATGTGGGCCTCGTTGCTGCAGGAAAGGAGCGCGATTGTCGCATTGCTTGGCGTGCTCCGGGCCGGGAGGCTTTCGCTTTGGTAGAGTCGACTGTTAGTCGACTGCTCTTGGCGCGATGCCGGAAACCCCCGCGCTGCGCGCGATAGTCGACTGACAGTCGACTCTACCTGGCTGGCATTTCAGGCGCAGCCGCATCCACGGAAGGAAGACCCATGCAGGACACGCAGTACTGGTTGAACGAATTCTGGACGGGCCTGAGCGTGCTCGATCTGCTGGGCGGCAGCGTGCTCGGCACGTTGCTTGGCCTGGTGCTGGGCATCTTCGCCTGGCGCTGGCTGCACCGCCGCGGTTGGCTGCAGCGGCGCAAGCGCTGGCATCACTGGCTGCTGGCCAGCTACGTGGTGCTGCTGCCGCTGGCCAGCGCCTTCTTCGGCCTGCAGCTGGGTTTCACCGCTGGCGCGCACCGGGCGCTGTTCAAGCAGCTCGATCATTTCCAGCCGCACCTGCAGACCCTGGTGGAAGGCTGGAGCGAAGGCTTCACCGAGTCGCTGGACGACCCGCGCATGCGTGAGGCATTGCGCAGCCAGGGCACGGTGGGCGATGTGGCCGACACCATCGCCTCGGCCTACCTCAGCGAACATCCGTTGCCTGGCCTTGATCGTCTTGGCAACGGCCCGTTGGCGCGCGGCACCGGCTGGGTGATCGGCAAGGTGCGCGAAGGCCTGCTGCGCGGCATGGTGGAAGACACGCTGGTGGACAAGGCCGGCACGATCGGGCTGGAGCCCAAGGTGGTGCGTGAGGCGCTGACCATGCATGTGGATGAGCTGCTGCACACCCGTGGCGTGCTGCGGCTGGTGAAGGCACAGATCAACGGCATGATGCCCGGCGTGTACTTCGGGTTGCTGTTGCCGTTGCTGATCATCGCGCTGCTGGTGGCGCTGGAGATCTGGGCCGCGCAGCGGTTCGGGTGGGCGCAGCAGGTGGTAGTGCCGGCCGCTGGCCGGCAATTGCAAGTTCCTGCAGAAGGTTCATGAGGTTGCCGGCCAGCGGCCGGCACTACCTGTTGCAGGGCGTGCGGACCAACGGTCCGCACCTACCAAGTAGGGGCCGCACCCACCGTCTTTGGATCAATCGCCGTCGGTTTCGTCCGGGTGGGCCTTCCAGTAGCCGGTCGAGCGGATCCAGTCGCGCGGCACGCCCAGGTGGCCTTCGATGAACTTGCGCATCATCCGGGCGCGGCGCGATTCGGTGGCGATCCAGTAGAAGACATCGCCATCCGGCGCTTCGAAGTCGGTCAGCATGTCTTCCAGCAGCGTGCTGCTGGCCGCCGGGAAGCCGTTGCGCTCCAGCCAGTGGATACGCACGTTCTCGTACTGCGGCAGGTCCTGGCGTTCGGCCTCATCGCTCACTTCGATGAAGGCCTGCACCTCGGCGCCGTCCGGCAGCACGTCCAGCCAGCGGGCGATGGCCGGCAGCGCGGTTTCATCGCCGATCAGCACATAGGCGTCGTAGCTGTCGGCCACCACGAACGAGCCGCGCGGGCCGCCGATCACCAGCACATCGCCCGGCTGGGCCTGCTCGGCCCACGGCCCGGCAATGCCCTGGTCGTGCAGCACGAAGTCGATGGCCAGCTCGCCGGTTTCGTGGTCCCACCAGCGCGGGGTGTAGTCGCGGGCGGGCGAGGGCTCCTTGCCGGCCGGGTAGCTGCGGCCTTCAGCGGTCAGCACCGGCAGCACCATCTCGCCGCTCGCATTGGGGAAGAACAGCTTGATGTGGTCGTCAGCGCCGGGCGAATCGAAACCGGCCAGCTCGGCGCCACCCAGCACCACGCGGCGCATGTGCGGGGTGACCTCTTCGGTGCGCAGCACGGTCAGTTCACGGAAGCGCACATCCAGGCGCAGGCGCGTGTTGTTGTGTTCGGTCATGGGGTTACCTGTAAAGGTGTCGCGCGGGGGCGCGCGGCATAGGGGCGACCTGGCTGGATTCAGTCTGGCTGGGTCGTTGAAAAGGGTTGGCTCTCGCTACCGGCCGTACCGTTGAGCAGCGCGGACGCCCGCGTCAGCAGGGCCGCAACTTCTTCCGCCTCGCCCTCGGCCCAGCGGCCGTGGTGATGCACCAGCGCCCGCTTGAACTCGCGCAGGGCACCGGCCAGCGGCGGCGGCAGCGAGGCCTTGGTGATCTCGCGGGCGCGGTCGAAGGCGCGCCGCTGCGCCAAGCGCACCTGGGTGCGCTGCACCTTCAGCTCGAACTCGCCGGCGGCGGTGATGCGGAAGATCCGCTTGCCGTCCACTTCCTCGGCCTCGATCCAGCCGGCCTGCTCGAAGCTGGCCAGCAACGGGTACATGGTGCCGGCGCTGGGCGTGTAGGCCTGCATGAACTGGTTGCTGATCAGCTGCATCAGCTCGTAGCCATGGCGCGGCTGCTCGCCGATCAGGGCCAGCACCAGCAGGCGCAGGTCGCCGCGGCTCAGCACGCGTGGCTGGCCGTTGCGGCGCGGCACCGCCGGGTCGGTGGAACGGGCTCTGGGAGAAGCGGTACGGCTCATTTCGATATATCGGTAAACGAGTGTGCAAACGATATATCGATATATCGAAGACGACAATCATCGATCCGGCCACAAGCAGGTCCGTTTTGGGCCACGGCCGGCCGCGCGCACAGCAAAAGGGGCGCCCCTTGCAGGGCGCCCCGGCGATGCTGTGGAAGGGAGCAGGGCCACCTGGCCCCTCACTCGCGGTCTACCCTGGGCCCAATGCCAGCGCCGATCCAGAGGCGGGTGCGACACGTTGTCGCCGGTTCAGCGCCAGTGCCGGGGCGCTCGCGAGCAGGTTCGCCACGCTGCCCTACAACCGTCATCGGCAGCGGTAACACTGCGTCCTGCGCATGGGCGCAGCGGTCCGGAAGCGACACCCTGCGCGGCCGCCAAGCCCCGCCAATGCGCCCTCGCAGGGCCCGGCAAGCCCCTTGCGGACACTGGCCGGTTGCATCCATACGCCTGCGTAGCCAAGTGACGAAAGCCCTTGGTGCGCTACACTTTGCGGTCTAGAAATCTATACAACAGTCGCGCGCGTGCGTGCGGTTATGGGAGCGCTAATGAACTGGTTGAACGAGGTGCTGAACAACGACCCGAATCCTGTGGAAACCCAGGAGTGGATCGAGTCGTTGAAGGCCGTTATTGATGTCGAGGGCTCCGAGCGCGCGCATCAGCTGCTGGAAGGCATGGTGGAACTGACCCGTCGTTCGGGCGCCTACCTGCCGTTCTCTCCCACCACCGAGTACGTCAACACCATCGAGCCGCAGCTCGAGGCCAAGAGCCCGGGCAATGCCGAGCTGGAATGGCGCATCCGTTCGATCATCCGCTGGAACGCGATGGCCACCGTGGTGCGCGCCAACCGCAAGCCGGGTGACCTGGGCGGCCACATCGCCTCGTTCGCCTCCGGCGCCACCCTGTACGACGTTGGCTTCAACCACTTCTGGCGCGCCCCGAGCGAAAACCACCCGGGCGACCTGCTGTTCATCCAGGGCCACAGCGCCCCGGGTATCTACGCGCGTTCCTTCCTGGAAGGCCGCATCAGCGAAGAGCAGCTGGACAAGTTCCGCATGGAAGTGGACGGCGGTGGCCTGTCCTCGTACCCGCACCCGTGGCTGATGCCGGAGTACTGGCAGACCCCGACCGTGTCGATGGGCCTGGGCCCGCTGGCCGCCATCTACCAGGCGCAGTTCATGCGCTACCTGGAAAACCGTGGCCTGATCGAGAAGTCCGACCGCAAGGTGTGGTGCTTCATCGGCGACGGCGAGAGCGACGAGCCGGAAACCCTGGGTGCCATTGCGCTGGCAGGCCGTGAAGGCCTGGACAACCTGATCTTCGTGGTGAACTGCAACCTGCAGCGCCTGGACGGCCCGGTGCGCGGCAACGGCAAGATCATCCAGGAACTGGAAGGCGTGTTCCGTGGCGGCGGCTGGAACGTGATCAAGCTGCTGTGGGGCGGTTACTGGGATGCCCTGCTGGCCAAGGACAGCGACGGCGTACTGAAGAAGCTGATGATGGAAACCGTCGACGGCGAATACCAGAACTGCAAGGCCTTCGGCGGCGCGTATACCCGCGAGCATTTCTTCGGCAAGTACCCGGAAACCGCTGCGATGGTGGCCGGCCTGAGCGACGACGACATCTGGCGCCTGAACCGTGGTGGCCACGACCCGCACAAGGTGTACGCCGCCTACCACCAGGCCGTGAACACCAAGGGCATGCCGACCGTCATCCTGGCCAAGACCGTGAAGGGTTACGGCATGGGCAGCGCTGGTGAGGCACTGAACCCGACCCACCAGACCAAGAAGCTGGACGACGAAGCGGTGCGCCACTTCCGCGACCGCTTCAACATTCCGGTGACCGACGCGCAGCTGGCCGACGGCCAGGTGCCGTTCTACCACCCGGGCCCGGATTCGCCGGAAGTGCAGTACCTGCAGGAACGCCGTGCCGCACTGGGCGGTTACCTGCCACAGCGCCGCCGCAAGGCCGACAAGACCTTCGTGGCGCCGAAGCTGGAAGCCTACGAGCGCCTGCTGAAGAGCAGTGGCGAGCGCAGCTACTCCACCACCATGGCCTTCGTGCAGAGCCTGAACATCACCCTGCGTGACAAGGAACTGGGCCCGCACATCGTGCCGATCGTGGCCGACGAAGCCCGTACCTTCGGTATGGAAGGCCTGTTCCGCCAGATCGGCATCTACGCGCCGTTCGGCCAGAAGTACAAGCCGGTCGATGCCGACCAGCTGATGTTCTACCGCGAAGACCAGAGCGGCCAGGTGCTGCAGCAGGGCATCAGCGAGCCGGGTGCCATCGCCTCGTGGATGGCCGCCGGTACCAGCTACTCGGTCAGCAACGTGCCGATGCTGCCGTTCTACATCTACTACTCGATGTTCGGCTTCCAGCGCGTGGGCGACCTGGCCTGGCAGGCAGCGGACATGCGTACCCGCGGCTTCCTGCTGGGTGGCACCGCCGGCCGCACCACGCTGAACGGTGAAGGCCTGCAGCACGAAGATGGCTTCAGCCATCTGGTGGCCGGTGGCATCCCGAACGTGCGCAGCTACGACCCGACCTTCGGCTTCGAAGTGACCGTGGTGCTGCAGCACGGCACCAAGCGCATGATGGAAGACCAGGTGGACGAGTACTACTACGTCACCCTGATGAACGAGAACTACACCCACCCGGAAATGCCGGAAGGCGCGGCCGAAGGCATCGTCAAGGGCATGTACCTGCTGACCGACGCCGGCAAGCCGAAGAAGGGCGAGCTGCGCGTGCAGCTGCTGGGCTCGGGCACCATCCTGCGCGAAGCCATTGCTGCCGCCGAGCTGCTGGACAAGGACTTCGGCGTGACCGCCGACATCTGGAGCTGCCCGAGCTTCAACGAACTGCGTCGCGATGGTTTCGATGTGGAGCGTGCCAACCGCCTGCATCCGGAAGGTGAGCAGCGCAAGGCCTACGTGACCGAGCTGCTGGAAGGCCGCCAAGGCCCGGCGATTGCCGCCACCGACTATGTGCGTGCGTATGCGGACCAGATCCGTGCGTTCGTGCCGATGTCGTACACGGTGCTGGGTACGGATGGCTTCGGCCGTTCGGATACGCGTGCGAACCTGCGCCGGTTCTTTGAGGTGGATCGCTACTACATCGCGCATGCCGCGATTGCGGCGCTGGCGAAGGAAGGGAAGATGACCGCAAAGGATGTGGCCCGGGCGATCAAGCAGTACAAGATTGATCCGGAGAAGGCTAATCCTGTTGGGGTTTGATTGAATATTCTCTGATTCAAAAAGGGGCGGGCAATTCCGCCCCTTTACATTTTTAGGGGGCAGGGATGGGAAATGCTCGTGGGACTATTGAGCTGGTGGGAGAGGCTACCGGAGTTCTTATAGGGAGTGAGATCCTGGATGGGATTCGGCGCGGGGCACTTGTTCATGGTGCCAATGAGGACCGCGTTAGAGGATGTAGCTGCGACCTGACCGTCGGCACGATTTTTTGGAAAGGAAAGATACTTCGTAGACGAACTGGGGAAGATGATGGCGGTCGAGGCATTTCTTCTTGGCTGCGGAGGAAGTGGAAAGCTGTGGGGCGCTGGCTAGGGCAGCTGAATGAACCTAAGCATGTTGTAGTCCCTCCTGGAGGAGTGGTTGGAATATTTACCGCTGAAACGCTGG
Coding sequences:
- a CDS encoding siderophore-interacting protein; the protein is MTEHNNTRLRLDVRFRELTVLRTEEVTPHMRRVVLGGAELAGFDSPGADDHIKLFFPNASGEMVLPVLTAEGRSYPAGKEPSPARDYTPRWWDHETGELAIDFVLHDQGIAGPWAEQAQPGDVLVIGGPRGSFVVADSYDAYVLIGDETALPAIARWLDVLPDGAEVQAFIEVSDEAERQDLPQYENVRIHWLERNGFPAASSTLLEDMLTDFEAPDGDVFYWIATESRRARMMRKFIEGHLGVPRDWIRSTGYWKAHPDETDGD
- a CDS encoding PadR family transcriptional regulator; translation: MSRTASPRARSTDPAVPRRNGQPRVLSRGDLRLLVLALIGEQPRHGYELMQLISNQFMQAYTPSAGTMYPLLASFEQAGWIEAEEVDGKRIFRITAAGEFELKVQRTQVRLAQRRAFDRAREITKASLPPPLAGALREFKRALVHHHGRWAEGEAEEVAALLTRASALLNGTAGSESQPFSTTQPD
- the aceE gene encoding pyruvate dehydrogenase (acetyl-transferring), homodimeric type translates to MNWLNEVLNNDPNPVETQEWIESLKAVIDVEGSERAHQLLEGMVELTRRSGAYLPFSPTTEYVNTIEPQLEAKSPGNAELEWRIRSIIRWNAMATVVRANRKPGDLGGHIASFASGATLYDVGFNHFWRAPSENHPGDLLFIQGHSAPGIYARSFLEGRISEEQLDKFRMEVDGGGLSSYPHPWLMPEYWQTPTVSMGLGPLAAIYQAQFMRYLENRGLIEKSDRKVWCFIGDGESDEPETLGAIALAGREGLDNLIFVVNCNLQRLDGPVRGNGKIIQELEGVFRGGGWNVIKLLWGGYWDALLAKDSDGVLKKLMMETVDGEYQNCKAFGGAYTREHFFGKYPETAAMVAGLSDDDIWRLNRGGHDPHKVYAAYHQAVNTKGMPTVILAKTVKGYGMGSAGEALNPTHQTKKLDDEAVRHFRDRFNIPVTDAQLADGQVPFYHPGPDSPEVQYLQERRAALGGYLPQRRRKADKTFVAPKLEAYERLLKSSGERSYSTTMAFVQSLNITLRDKELGPHIVPIVADEARTFGMEGLFRQIGIYAPFGQKYKPVDADQLMFYREDQSGQVLQQGISEPGAIASWMAAGTSYSVSNVPMLPFYIYYSMFGFQRVGDLAWQAADMRTRGFLLGGTAGRTTLNGEGLQHEDGFSHLVAGGIPNVRSYDPTFGFEVTVVLQHGTKRMMEDQVDEYYYVTLMNENYTHPEMPEGAAEGIVKGMYLLTDAGKPKKGELRVQLLGSGTILREAIAAAELLDKDFGVTADIWSCPSFNELRRDGFDVERANRLHPEGEQRKAYVTELLEGRQGPAIAATDYVRAYADQIRAFVPMSYTVLGTDGFGRSDTRANLRRFFEVDRYYIAHAAIAALAKEGKMTAKDVARAIKQYKIDPEKANPVGV